One region of Triticum aestivum cultivar Chinese Spring chromosome 6B, IWGSC CS RefSeq v2.1, whole genome shotgun sequence genomic DNA includes:
- the LOC123133686 gene encoding translation initiation factor IF-2-like, protein MASPSPSFLLQLVRYVSSLPSQVMGATARALPAASREGAGGAIRPSFAAPAPQRPGAPAEGAGGQGGIIHEASPVPLELMSAAARAAPPMQGAGGNRTHAPTAGLMGPQRPGAPKEGAGGRGGIIHAASS, encoded by the coding sequence ATGGCGTCGCCTTCACCTTCGTTCCTCCTCCAGCTGGTCCGGTACGTGTCGTCCCTCCCGAGCCAGGTCATgggggcgacggcgagggcgctcCCTGCAGCCTCGAGGGAAGGCGCCGGCGGGGCGATCCGTCCGTCATTCGCTGCCCCCGCGCCGCAGCGGCCAGGCGCCCCGGcagagggcgccggcggccagggtgGGATCATCCATGAGGCTTCTCCCGTCCCGCTAGAGCTGATGAGTGCGGCGGCAAGAGCGGCGCCTCCGATGCAAGGCGCTGGCGGCAACAGGACCCATGCACCCACGGCCGGACTTATGGGGCCACAGCGGCCCGGGGCGCCCAAAGAAGGCGCCGGCGGCCGCGGCGGGATCATCCATGCGGCTTCCTCTTGA